The following is a genomic window from Geminicoccus roseus DSM 18922.
CAGCATGGCGCGCTACTCGCGCATGCTGCTCCTGTTCATGCACGCGATCACCAACGACCGCGACCGGGTCCACAGCTTCCTGTTCGGCACTAGGCTCACCAACGTGACCCGGGCGCTGCGCTCGCGCGACGTGGACGTGGCCTTGGACAAGATCGGCAAGCTGGTCGACGACTGGGAGGGCGGGACCCGGATCGGCCACACCCTGCAGGCCTTCAACCGGCAATGGTCGCGCCGGGTGCTGGGCCAGGGCGCCATGGTGCTGCTGATCACCGACGGGCTGGACCGCGATGCCGGCGACGGGCTCGACGAGGAGATGGAGCGGCTGCACAAGTCCTGCCGCCGCCTGATCTGGTTGAACCCCTTGTTGCGGTTCGACGGCTACGAGCCCATCTCGAAGGGTGCCCAGGCGATGATCCGGCACGTGGACGAGCTGCGCTCGGTCCACAACCTGTCCAGCCTGAAGCAGCTGGCCGAGGTGTTGTCCCACGAGGGCAAGCGCCGGCCGGAAAGTGTGGATGCCTGGGTGCGACGCGCCCGTAAGGAGGCGGCATGATCGCCGACGAGAATCTCTTGGAGCTGGCCCGCGACTGGAAGCAGTCGGGCAGGAAGGTGGCGCTGGCCACCGTGGTCTCCACCTGGGGCAGCTCGCCCCGCCCGGCCGGCAGCCAGCTGGTGGTCGACGAGACCGGCGCCATGATGGGCTCGGTCTCGGGCGGCTGCATCGAGGGTGCCGTGGTGCGCGAGGCGATGGACGTCATGCAGGGCGCCCCGCCGAAGCTGCTCGATTTCGGCGTCACCAACGAGCAGGCCTGGGAAGTGGGCCTGGCCTGCGGCGGCAAGGTCGAGGTCTGGGTCGAGGCGGTGGAATGAAGCTCTCGCTCCTGGAGAAGCTGGAAGCCGCCCGCAAGCAGAAGCGCCAGGTCTGCCTGGTCCGCCTCCTGGCCCAGGGCGGCGTCGAGGCCCTCGTGGTCGACGGCGCCCAGGCCGACGGCCCGCCGCTCGCCGACGATGTGCTGGAAGCGGCCCGCGCCGCCCTGCGCGAGGACCGTTCCAGGACCGTCGAGACCAGCGCCGGCCGGGCCTTCCTGCAGGTCTTCAACCCGCCCTTGCGCATGATCATCGTGGGCGCTGTCCACATCACCCAGTCCCTGGCGCCGATGGCGGAGCTGGCCGGCTACGAGGTCACCGTGGTCGACCCGCGCCGCGCGTTCGCCACCGATGCCCGCTTCCCCAACACCAAAGTCAGCCAGGACTGGCCGGACGAGGCCCTGGAAGCCCTGGCCCCGGACCGCCGCACCGCGGTGGTAGCATTGGTCCACGACCCCAAGCTGGACGACCCGGCCCTGGACGTGGCGCTGCGCTCCGAGGCGTTCTACATCGCGGCCCTGGGCTCCAGGAAGAACGCCGCCGCCCGCCAGGAACGCCTGCAGGCCCTTGGCCACGACCCCGCCACCACCGCCCGGGTCCGCGGCCCGGCTGGCCTGCCGATCGGCGCGGTCAGCCCGGCCGAGATCGCGATCTCGGTCCTGGCCGAATGCACGAGGGTGCTGCGCCAGGGGCACTGAGCCGCAGCACCCCGGCTGCGGTGCCGTTGTCCGCGGCTCTTGCGCAGCCGGGACGTTGGAGATCCGCCCGGTTGGCCCCGCCATCTGCCCGTGGTGGGGCTGCGGGTGTGCCGTGCACGGGAAAGGACTGCGACCGGGACATGATAAGGTGGCTGGAACAGCATTGGGTTGCGGGCGCCGGCTTCATGGCTGCCGGATTTTTGTGTCTTGTCCCTTTCCTGATGACATTCCTGCCGGTGGGCTTTCTTCTGCTGTACTTGCACACGCCCGGTTACATGATCCATCAGGTGGAGGAGCATCAAGGTGACCGGTTCCGGCGCTTCGTGAACGAGCGGATGTTCAAAGGCCTGGAGGCTCTCCGCACCGTTGACGTTCTGGTCGTCAATCTGCCGCTCGTGTGGGGGCTCAACCTCGGTTCGCTTTATGCAGCCGTCATCTGGGGGACCGGGTATGGCCTGGCTGCCCCCTATGCCATGCTGATCAACGCGATCACCCATGTGGCGGCGGCCGTGCGGTTGAAGCGCTACAATCCAGGCGTCGTGAGTTCTGTTCTGGTTTTCACCCCGCTGAGCATCACGACGATATGGACCGCCGCTCATCTGCCGGACGTGACCATCTCTCAGCACCTCGCTGCCCTTGGCCTCGCCGCCGCCATCCATGCCCTGATCCTTGCCCAGGCTGTTCGACAGTACCGCCGGCAGCAGGCGGCGCACTCGGATCGAGGCTGCGTTTCGGAAGCCTGATCGGTTCCCGACCTTCCCGGGGAAGTCGGCCGCTACGGCTTCCTGCCGGGTCCAGCGGCTTTTTGCGGGTTGTCGCAATCCATCGTCAGACTAGAATCGTACTGAAAGCCTGAGTATGTCGGGCGCAGCGCCGCTTTGAATGGCAGGGGATAGGCATGGCTAAGTTCGGTTTCGGGCAATCGGTGAAGCGCGTCGAAGACGTCCGCCTCATCAAGGGTGAGGGCCGCTACACCGTCGATGTCAGCATCCCCGGTCAGGCTGTCGGCTTTGTTCTGCGCTCGCCGGTCGCGCATGCGACCATCACCTCCATCGACACCAGCGCCGCCGAGAGCGCGCCGGGCGTGCTGGCGGTCATCACCGGCAAGGAGTTGGCCGCGGCCGGCGCCAACAACCTGCCCTGCCTCGTGCCGATGAAGAACGTCGACGGTACCGACCGGGCCGATCCGGGCCG
Proteins encoded in this region:
- a CDS encoding XdhC family protein, with translation MIADENLLELARDWKQSGRKVALATVVSTWGSSPRPAGSQLVVDETGAMMGSVSGGCIEGAVVREAMDVMQGAPPKLLDFGVTNEQAWEVGLACGGKVEVWVEAVE
- a CDS encoding HXXEE domain-containing protein, which encodes MIRWLEQHWVAGAGFMAAGFLCLVPFLMTFLPVGFLLLYLHTPGYMIHQVEEHQGDRFRRFVNERMFKGLEALRTVDVLVVNLPLVWGLNLGSLYAAVIWGTGYGLAAPYAMLINAITHVAAAVRLKRYNPGVVSSVLVFTPLSITTIWTAAHLPDVTISQHLAALGLAAAIHALILAQAVRQYRRQQAAHSDRGCVSEA
- a CDS encoding XdhC family protein; the encoded protein is MKLSLLEKLEAARKQKRQVCLVRLLAQGGVEALVVDGAQADGPPLADDVLEAARAALREDRSRTVETSAGRAFLQVFNPPLRMIIVGAVHITQSLAPMAELAGYEVTVVDPRRAFATDARFPNTKVSQDWPDEALEALAPDRRTAVVALVHDPKLDDPALDVALRSEAFYIAALGSRKNAAARQERLQALGHDPATTARVRGPAGLPIGAVSPAEIAISVLAECTRVLRQGH